A window of Paraburkholderia sp. ZP32-5 genomic DNA:
ACACGTTAGACGCGGTAGATGCAGTAGATGCGGGCAACACAGCGCAAGCTGGTTGCCCGCCTGGGATCTGACCACTCATCCACGCTCAGGCATCCACTCTCAAGGCGCGGCATCGAAACGCTTCGCAAACCACGCGCCAGCGCCGAGCACGAGGCCACTGATTGCCAGTGTCACCACACCCATCGCCATGCCGTCGCCAATCGAGCCTTGCTCGAATTGCTGCCAGATAAAAATCGACGCCGTCTCGACACCGCTCGGTGCGAGCAACAGCGACGTCACCAGCTCGCGCGAAGCAATGGCAAACACGATCAGCATCGACCACAGAAGCGTCGGCGCCACGAGCGGCAGCACGATGCGCATCATCGTGCGCATGCCCGTCGCGCCATGCACGCGTGATGCTGCTTCAAGACCCGCACCCAGTTGAGTCAACGCGACACCGGTGTAACGCACCGGATAAGGCAACAGCAGACAACTGTACGAGAGCAGCAGAATCACCCACGTGTTGTAGGGCGTAATGGGCCAGAACGAGCGGTTCCATGCGAGGATCAGCCCGACGCCGACGACGATCCCCGGTAATGCATGAGGCAGCAACGTCAGCGCATCCAGTGCCGCGCGCCCACGCATGCGCGTCCTGACCACGTACCACGCGCTCGCGAAACCCAACACGCCCGTCACTGCCGCCGTGCCCGCCGCGAGCCCGACACTGGTTGCCAACGCACCGGCCCCTTCGCTCCCCGCCGACAACGCGCGGAAATGCAAAAGCGTCAGGTTCGACATCGCCAAACCCGCCGACAGAGAACCCGTAAATGCCGTAGCGATGATCGCGAAAAGCGGCGCGAGTGTGGTGAAGATGGCGACGATGCCGAACGCGGCAAGCACGGGCCAACGCCAACCGCGCAACACGTACCGCGTGGCGGCGGCCGGCTTGCCATTCTGCGTTTCGAAATCGCGCCCGGCCAGTACCTTGCGCTGCGCGCAGAACGCGATCAGCGCGAGGCACGCGAGCATCAGCGACAGAACCGACGCGCCCGGCAAATCGATTGGCCAATCGGAAAACCGTGCCTCGATCGATGTCACCATCACATCGAAACCGGAGTTGGCGCCAAGCGCGGACGGAATGCCGAATTCCTCGATCGCCATCGTGAACGCGAGCAAGCCACTCGCCGAGATCGCCGGCAAGACGAGCGGCAACGTGATGCGTACAAAACCGCGCCACGGCCCCGCGCCATATACGCGCGCAACCTCGGCCAGCCGGCCGCCCGTCACGGCCAGCGCGCGCGACACCGAAAAATAGACGACTGGAAACACCGTCAACGTCATCGATGCCACCATGCCGCCGAACGAAAACAGCAACGGGCCGCCGTTCACGCCAGTGGCCTGGTCGAGGTAGCCGCGCGGCTGCATCAGCAGAATCCACCCCAACGCGACGAGATACGGCGGCATCAGAAACGGCGCGGCAATCAGCAAATCCCACACACGTGCGAACGGTACGCGAAACAGCGCGCGCAGTGCGCCAAGCGGCACGCCCAACGCGATACTCGACAGAGCGACCGCGCCGCCGAAGCCGACGGTATGCGCGAGCAGCGTCCATGTCCGCGCATCGCCGAAGGTCTGCCCGAACACACCGAACGGGTGATCGAACGCACCAAGAGCGAAATGCGGAAAGACGGCCTGCAGTACGACAAAGATGATTGGCAATGCGACCAGTATCGCGAGCGCCGCGAGGAGCGGCGCGACTGCGATCGGAAAGCCGGGCCGCGCGTGCGACGCGTGCTGCCGCACGCGTCTTGCGACCGTGTTCATCAGTGCTCGCCGAACAATGCGTTGAAATGCGCGAGTACTTCCGCGCGCGACTTCGCATTCGACTCGCCGCCTTGAGGCAGCAGTTTCAGGTCCTGGAATTTCGGTCGGGAAGTCGAAATATCGTCGCGTGCCGGCATCAACCATGCGGCGGCAACGAGCTTTTGCCCTTCATCCGATAGCACGTAGTCGACGAACGCACGCGCGGCATCCTGCTCGTGCGACGTCTTCAGGATCATCATCGGCCGCGGTGCGATTACCGTGCCGCTGCTCGGGAAAATGACCTTCACCGACTCGCCGTTTGCAGCGGCGCCATAGGCGACGTAATCGACCGCACCGAACACCGCGGCCTTCGCACCTTGCAGCACCGGCGTAATGGCTTGTGCATTCGGCCCCTGCACGATCATGCCGTTCGCGTGCAGACTGCTGAACAGTTTCCATGCGCTATCGCCGAGACGCTCCTGCAAGCCGAGAATCAGATCGAGCGAAGCACCGGACAAAGCGGGATTCGGCGTCGTCACCTGATTGCGATACGCCGGTGCGGCGAGGTCGCTCCAGTCGCGCGGCTCAGGCTTGCCCGAGCGCGTATTCCATACGATGCCGAGCGCCGATACGCCCTGCGCGACGTACGAAGGTCCCTTGAACATCGGCGGCACATGCGCGGCGTTGGGGCTCTGATAGTCGAGCAGCCAGCCGCGCTTCTCGAGATCCTGAGCAGTGTCCCACGACGCGGAAATCAGCACGTCCGCGCGCGGATTACCGGACTCGGCTTCGATGCGGGCCATCACCTTGCCCGTGGTGGCCTGGAACAGATCGACCTTGATGCCAGTCTTGTGCTCGAAGCCGAGCGCAAGTTTCTTGCCTAGATTGCCAGGGCCAGCGGTGTAAACAGTAAGCGATTGGGCATGAGATGTACCGAGCCCGAAAGTCGACAACATAACGAAAGTAATGAGATGAATGAATCTGGACATTGTAGCCATTCCACTATCGGTGAATGATGTTTTCCACGCGTCCGTGGGCAAGCGTCACGATGGTATGTGCGAGCACATCGGCCTCGCCGCGATCGTGCGTCACATAGACCGCTGTCGTACCGAGTTGCGCGAGCAGTTCGCCGATTGCGTCGCATAGACTCGCACGCAATGGCGTATCGAGATTGGACAGCGGTTCGTCGAACAGCATGATGCGTGGCTCCGCAACGATCGCGCGCGCGAGTGCAACGCGTTGCTGCTGGCCACCGGATAGTGCCGACGGACGGCGCGCACCCATGCCCGCGAGCCCCACGCGTGTCAGCGCTTCTTCGACGCGATGCAGACGCTCCGCGCGCGCGACGCGCCGCATTTCCAGCGGAAACGACACGTTGCCGGCCACCGTCATATGCGGCCACAGCGCGTAGTCCTGAAACACCATGCCGAGACCGCGCTGCTCGGGCGGCACGAATGTCGTTGCGTCGGCGACGATATCGCCGCCGAACGACAGGTGCCCCGCATCAGGTCGCGATAGTCCGGCCAGCAGCTTGAGGAACGTGCTTTTGCCACAACCGGACGGTCCAAGCAGCGCGAGCGTCGTGCCGGCCGGCACGTCGAGATCGATACCGTCCAGCACGGGCTGACCGTCGAATGCCTGCGTAAGCCCACGTGCTTCGATCTTCGCGCTCGCCTGCGTCATTGACCGGGTCCTTAGAACTTGTGGCGGATGCCGGCCATCAGACCGAACTGGTTCGAGCCCGCGACGACGTCAGTGCCGAAACCGTTGAGGCCCAGATTCGAGCCGTTACGGTTGAGCACGTAGCCCAGGTTCGCATACAGGTCGGTGCGCTTCGACAGGAAGTAGTCGGCGTCGACCTGGAACGACCACGGATCACGCGCGGTGCCATAGAAGTTCTGGTACATCGCGGTGCCGGAAAATTGGAGCGCCTTCGTCGCGTACCAGGTCGCGCCGGTCCAGTAGAGGCTCGATGACTCGACGGGTCCGGTCGACAGCGTGGTCAGGTGAATCGCCTGCGAATTGAGGTAGCGATAGCCGCCGTACAGCATCACGCTCGGCAGGCGGTAGCTGGCAGCAACGCCGATACGACGGTCCATGTCGCCTTCGTAGCCACCCGCCTTCGTCGTATGAGCCGCCGCCGGGTTCGTGCTGCCGCCGTTCTTCTGGTCGTAGACGAGCGTCGCGCTGAACGGACCTTCCGTATAGCGCAGACCCGCTTCGATCACGCGTGCTTCGCGCGTATCGCCAGCCGGCTGCGTACCGTAAGTCACGTTGTCGTAGCCGAAGCTGTATTGTGCGAGCGCGGTCAGCGGACCGAAGCGCTTTTCATAACGCACGGTGTTGTCCAGACGATCGGAGAACGCCGAGTCCTGCATCTTGATCGCGTAGACCGCGTTCTTCAGCGGGTTGTACTCGCTGACCCAATCGAGAAAGAGGCCGCCCTGGCGTCCGAGCGTGACCGTCCCGTAGGTCTTGTCGCTGAGGCCAACGTAGGCGAGACGTCCGAACAGGCGTCCACCCTGCAGCAGGCCGCCCGTATTGACGTTCAGACCGCTTTCCAGCAGGAAGAACGCCTGCGTGCCCCCGCCCAGGTCCTCCTTGCCGGTGAAGCCCCACCGCGAGCCGGACATGTCGCCCGACGTCATGCGTGTGACGCTGTGAGTACCGTTCTTGTCGGCTGAAGCGTGAGTCAGATATTCGATGCCGGAGTCCAGGATGCCGTACAGGGCAACGGAGGATCCGGAGTTATCGTCGGTGGCGGCTAGAGCGCCCGGGGAAAAGCTCGCGCAGACGGCCAGACAGCAGCCGACCGCCGCGATGCGGCAGGTAGGGTTCACAGGTTTGTCCTCTTTGGGATTAAATTGAGCCGCCAATGTAAGCGGCGCTCAAGTCATTCGCATGACAATTGCAAACCTGTGGAAGTGCTTGCTGCAAGGCGGGAAGTCGCCGCGAGACAGTCAGACGTTGACGCTAATTCCGAACATAAAACGAATCGACGCGCAGCACGGTATCGAAAATTACCGCTTGCCGTGAACCGCGAGAATAGCTCGGCCAGTCTGGAAGACCCTCTCCGTTCGGGTCGCCTCGCTCGACAAAATTCAATACCGCCGCCTGAAACGCCTGAGCGACCGCGCGTGCGCCAGTCAGATCGAGATCGCGCAGCATTGCGGCATCCGACCAGTCTTCGAAGTTGTCGAACAGGAACGGAAGCTCGAGACAATGACACGCTCCGACCCGATCTGCTTTCGATCGCCACGCGAACTCGTACATATAGCAGCGGCCGCCCAGGCTGACTAACGTGTCCGCCAGCCGCGCGGTGGGCTTGCGAAAGATCTGGTCGGAGACGAACTGAAGCAGATGCTCGTAGGCTCCCACGTCAGGATGTTCGCGACGCCATCCTGCGTAGACTGCGGCGCCTTCGGCGCCCAATACCGTCTCGAAGCGTCGGCTCGCGTCTGCATGCGTCGCGTCCAATACCGCCTTGTCGTGCGAAAAGAAGACGCCCATTTCATCCGGCAATGAGCCGATAAGGAGCGGCTTGCGAAACGAGCGCGCGGCCGCTGCCGCGATCATATCGGCAGGCAGAGAGTCGGATTGCAATGGCAGGAACGTCTCGGGAATATCCGCGAATACAGGTGTCGCGCGAGCGAGTAACGCCTGACCCTCCAGTAACTTTTCCAGCGGCAATTGCCGCAACGCTTCAATGTTGGCGGAAACGCCGAGTAATCGGCAATAGTGCCCGGCGAGCGCGGCGGCATCGTCGGGCGATTGCGGTGTGATCGATCCTGGGACACTCAGCAGAATCGCCTGCGCGAATAGATCGCTCGACTCGCTCCATGCCGACAGCGCCGCCGTGTACCACGCCCCCGCGGATTGTCCGCACAGCGTGATGCGCGACGCGTCTCCGCCAAATGCGGCGATGTTACTGTTGATCCAGAAAAGCGCCTGACGCAGATCGTGCAAAGCCATGCTGCCGGTCGTCTGACCGGGCAGATAGAGATTGCCGAGCGCACCCAGCCGATAGTTGACGCTCACCACGATCGCCCGCCCGCTGCGTGCGAGGTTATCGCCGTGATACCAGGCCAGCGGCGCGCCGCCAGTCAGCCAGCCGCCGCCGTGAATCCAGACCAGCACCGGCAGTTTCGCTTCGCGCCGCGACGGCGCCCAGATGTTGAGGCGGAACGCGTCTTCCGATTGATGGTTGAATTCCGGCGTCGTGCCCATCACCGCGGTGAGGCGGCTGGGCGTCTGCGGAAACACCGGACCAGGGTGGCTTGCATCGCGCACGCCCGTCCATGCGGCGGGCGGCTCCGGTAGCGAGAAGCGCCGCTTCGCACCGAGATCGGCGGCGTACGGAATGTCGAAGAACGCGTCGACACCATCAACGCGGGTTCCTGACAGCAAACCCTGTCGGCATTCAATCGTCACAGATGGATCGTGAATCGTCGGCATGATTCTGGTCGCTCGCTAGTGGTGGGATTCCGCGCCCGTGAGCGAACGACTCGGCGCGCTGTCCATCTGGCACGACCCGACGTTGTCCGCGCTTCGGTTCAGTTCGCCGCGCATCCGCGCCATCGCCGCGCAGGCCAGCAGCAACGGCACGGAGAGAAGCATGCAGACCGCGGAGAACGACGCGCTCGACGACACGATGACGCCGATCAGCGCGGAGCCCACGATCGAGCCGAGCCGGCCCATCGCAAGCGTCCATCCGCCACCCGACGCACGCAACGAAGTCGGATAGAAGATTCCCGCGATCGTATTGATGCAGATGAGCGGACCGCCGACGGTCAGGCCGGCCAGAAACACGACGCCGGCATACCAGCTCTGCGACTCGAGGCCCCCCAACGCCATCATCGTCACCACGCCGCAACCAAATGCGCAAGCAACCACCGTGGCGACATTGAAGCGCCGCACTGCCCACGCAAACAGCACCGCTCCGCCAAGCGCGCCGAACTGGAACATCGACGATAGCTGCGACGCGGCCACCATCGAAAGTCCCTGCAGCCGCATATGCGAGGGCAGCCAGCTACCGACCAGAAAGAACACCAGATATCCGCAGAATTCGGCGCTCCACGTGAGCAGCGTACCGAGGCGAAAGTCGCGAGACAGAAGACCGACGCGCTTGCCGTCGACAGTGCTGGGTACTTCGCCGCCATACCCAACCCGAGACAGATCGATGCGCGGAAAGATTCTCGTCATCGCGCGCTGAATCGCTTCTCGCGGTTGCGCCCGTACCAGCATATGCCGGGGCGACTCCGGCACGCGCCACACGAACACCACCAGCACGACGAGCGGCAACGCGCCACTCAACGCAAGCATGCCGCGCCACCCTACCGCACCGATTAGTGCGGCCGTCGCGAAACCCGCGGCTGTCGCGCCGAGCAGGAAGCCGCAGAACGTCGCGGCGAGCATTGCGGAACGTGCTTTGTCCGAACAGTATTCCGCCACGAGCGCCGACATCACCGGCATTGCGGCGCCGACGCCGATGCCGGTGACGAAGCGCCATAAAACAAGCTGTGAAACCGATGTCGCCACACTCGAAGCGAGCGTCGTCACGCTAAACCACGCAATGGCCGCGGCACCGACCCATTTCCGGCCGAACCGGTCGGCCAGCATGCCGCCGCCGACGGAACCCAGCAGAATTCCCGCCAGTCCGGTGCCGACCAGCGGAGCCAGCGCGACTCTCGGTAACGACCACTCGGCGGAAATAGCCGGTGCGATAAAGCCGACAATAGTCGTATCGAAGCCTTCGATCGCGGTGACCAGAAAACAGAGAATGAACACTGCCCACTGACATGCGCCGAACGGCACGGAATTGAAAACGTCGTGAATAGACTGTGTTGCTGCCTGATGAGGCCGATTCATATGAAACTCTCCGGGATGCCGCGGGAACGCCGGTGGCGGCCAGATCAGAAACGATGCCGGATCGCGACGCGTACCGCGATCTGGGTCTGCGTCGACGACGGGGCCGGCAAATACGTGATGGCGGCCTGTTTTGCCGCGCCGCCGGCTTTCATATACACGCCGGACATGTACACGTCCGTGCGCTTGGACAATAGATAGTCCGCGTTGAGATCGATGGCGCGGTAATTCGGCGCCGCACCGCTGGCGTCGAGCTTGCCGTGCGTGTAGTCGAACGCAGCGCCGAGCTGCACATCAGGCCGCACGAACCATCCAACGTTAGCCTCGTAATTGTCGAAGTTCACATCGGCACCGTCGAAGCCGTGAGCGAACTGCGTCGTCGTAAACTCGAAGCCGGTCGTAACCGTCCCGATCGCATACGACGCACCCGTGCCGATGACTCGCCAACTGCTCGCCGACGGTACATAGGCCGAGTAAATGATGTTCTTCGGCGCGAGACCGTCGAAACCCGCCTGCAGCGGATTCTTCATATACAGATACGCGGCTGCGACGTAAAGCGGCCCGCGCGTGTAACTCACGCCCGCCGACGAAGTGCTTTGCGCGGAAAACTGCCCCGGTTGGCCGCCGAAGCTATAGAGCCCGGCGAACGTGATGCCGTACAGCGACGGACTCGTGTACTTCACCGAGTTGTTGATACGGACGCTGCCGCTCGTATTGTCGACATCGCCCGCATGCGCGAAATAGATACCCCACTGCAGGCTCGCGTCGATTCGCGCCAGCATATCGACCACTGCGTCATACTGACGTCCCATCGTCAGCGAACCGTAACTGGACGAAAGACCCACATACGCCTGGCGGCCGAACAGCCGGCCGTTATTGCCAAGAGAACCAGTCGACGGATCGAAGCCGTTTTCCAGCACGAAGATCGCTTTGGTACCGCCGCCGAGATCTTCGGTGCCGCGCAAGCCCCAGCGCGAAGCAGATGCCACGCCGCTTTGCATCTGAAAGGCAGCGTGGCCGTTCTGGTTGTTCGAATAGGTGATGCCTTCATCCACGATGCCATACAACGTCACCGAGCTTTGCGCGGCACATACTACGGGGCCCGAAGCAACCGCAAAACCCAGTAACGCGAGAGGCACATACTTTTTTCTCATCTCTGTCTCCAAACGCCGATTGACACGCCCTGATTTTTTTCCTGCGGCGGGCATGGGGAGACTGTAGATGTCCGGATCGAGAAACAATAATGAAAAACTGGTGGGCTCACTTAACCAGATGGCAAAGTCGGCTCACACGCGTTGCTACTCCGCGGGCTCTGGCGCCGACGCGGCGGTCTCATCCACGAGCAGATCGACGAACGTGTCGCGCAGACGGTCGATCACGCGTTCGCTTCGCCACATCGCGATTAACGGCCCCACGCTCACCGGCAGGTCGACGGGCACGATCGCAAGACGTCGCGCGCGCGTCTCCTCTCTGGCCACGCAGTGCGGCATCAACATGATGCAATCGGTCGACTGCACGAGGCGCACGTTGACCGGCATGGCCAGCGAAGTCATCGGCGTCGCGGTGAGCGACAGGCGGGCTGCGGCGATCTCCATCTCGAGTTGCATTCTCACGATGTTCCGTTCGGGCGGCAGAATCCACGTGTAGGCCATCAGACTCGCCAGATCGGGCGACTCGATCTTCAGCACCGGATGCCCGGTGCGCACGACGGCGACGATGCCATCCGGTCCGAGGCCTCTGACGGTGTGGTGCTGCTGCTGACTCGCGTACGGATAGCGGCCCACGATCACGTCGAGACTCCCCGCCTCCAGTTTCGGCACGAGGTCTTCCATGTTGCCGTCTTCGATCACCAGCGACAGACCTCTCGACGCATCGCGCAAACGGATCAGTGCGCGCGTGATCGGCTCCCATTGCGCGATCAGCGAAAACACGCCGACACGCAGCGTGCCGGCTTCGCCTCGCCGCACCGCTTCGAGCGCGTCGTACATCCGGTCCATGTCGGTCAGTACGTTCCGGCCGTACTGAATCAGCGCTTCGCCGGCGGGTGTCGGTTTCGTGCCGAACGGCGTGCGGTCGAACAGACGCTCGCCGATCACTTCCTCGACTTCGGCAAGCGCTTTCGAAATAGCGGGTTGGGTAATGTTCAGCGATTGTGCCGCGCGCAGCAGATTGCCCATGTTGGCAATCGCCAGCGTCACCTGAATGTGTCGTATCTTCAGGCGCGAACGAAGCGGATTCATATCGATCACTCGCAGGAAGTCTTCGGGTGACGCCAGAATGACAAATTTCCTCGCGCTTTGCTATTCGCACTAATCCACAGGTCGCAATAGTTCCCGCGCGCAAGCAAACAGCGTCCGCTCTTCGCCGGGTCGCCCGATCAATTGCAACGCAGTGAGCGGGCCGCCCCGATCGTCTCGCGCAGCCGGGATCGTTAGCACCGGCAATCCGGTCAGCGAGAACGGCCGGGTAAATAGACCCGCGGCATCGGCGGCTGTGACCTCGTTGCCGCCAAGCGTCACATGAGGCTCATCGAGTCCGAGCCCGTTCACCGGCGCAACAGGTGCGATGAGAACGTCGATCCCGTCGGCACTGAAGGTTTGGCGCACCGCGCGCCCGATACGATTCTGCGCATGCTTCGCGAGTTCGTAATCGGCGGTGCGGATCCGGGCTCCCGCCGCCAGCCGGCGTGCGACAGCGTCGCTATAAAGGCCGGGCTGGTCACGCAATCTCGCCCGATGATTCGCCGCCGCTTCGAACGCCGTCAGCCGCGACGCGGTAGCCAAACTCTCTTCGACATGCAGCAATTCGACTTCCGCGCTGCCGGGCCATTGGGACTGGATCTGAACCAGAGCTGCGCGCACAGGTGCGCTGCTCAGATCGCGATAGTCGCCCGCCGCCCATCCCAGCCTCAGCGTGTCGCGGTCCACCGACGGCAAACCAGCGGGGTCCAGCGCGAACCACACCGATGCGAGCGTATCCAGCGAGTCGGCGAGAATGCCCGCATGATCGAGGCTTTGCGCAAGCGGCATACTGCCCGCCAACGGCAAACGGCCATAGCTCGGCTTCAGTGAAAAGATGCCGCAAAAAGCGGCCGGCACCCGTACCGAACCGTTCGTGTCGGAGCCCACCGCAAACGGCACGATGCCCGCCGCCACCGCGGCCGCCGAACCGCTCGACGAGCCGCCGCTGACCCGTTCCCGATAGATCGGATTGAGTACCCGGCCGTGGTGCGGACTGTTGCCGAAAAAGCCATACGCGTACTCGTCCATCTGCCCGATGCCGATCAGAATCGCGCCTGCGTCCGTCAACTCGCGCACGAGCTGGGCATCATCGGCGGCCACCGGCAAGCTGGCGTCTGCGGGTCCCCCCGCAAGGGTGCAAGCGCCCTTTACATCGAACAGACTCTTGACCACATACGGCAGCCCGGCAAGCGGCGGCACCGCGAACCCCGCCGCGATCCGGCGGTCCAGTTGCGCCGCCTGATCGAGCGCGCGGTCGCGCAATACATCGGACAAGCAGTTCCATTCATCGGCGCGGGCGCGATCGAGCGCCTGCTCGATTGCCTGCAGGATCGTTCCAGTCATCGCCATCCGATCTAATTGCCGTCCACCGATTGCGGCGCCAACTCGGGACGCCATTGAGCACGGCGCATCCTCGTAATGTCGACGCTTGCGTACAGTCCCGCGCGGCGAAAAGGCTCGTTCAACGAAAATGCTTCTGCTTCAGCGCGGCTTTTGACATTCAGAACGAGCGTGCTGCCGACTCGCGTGTCGCCCTCTTCGGCAAGCATCGCTCCACCGAGAACGATCACGCCCGCATGCTCGGCCAGATACGCGAGATGCGCGTCCTTATACGTCGCGCGAATCTGCGCCGACACGACCGGATCGTCCCGGCAATAAAGAATGTAGAGCATCGCTTATCTCCAGTCGTCGCCTTCCCATTGCGGCGTTTTCGTCGGATCGGGCAGCACCGTGGCGCATTGCTTGCAGGTCCGCAGATGCTCGTCGTCGTTGAATTCCTGAACGTAGCGCCTGAGATTCGTTTCGATGTCCTCGCACCAGAAATACACGCTATGCAGCATGTTTCCGCAGTTTTCGCAAAACCACGCAATGCCGTCTTCTTCGCCTTCCGCACGCGGCCGCTCGATCACCACCCCCACGCTGCCCGGCGGACGACGCGGCGAGTGAAACACGTTCTTGGGCAAATGGAAAATCTCGCCTTCATTGATGCGATGCCGGATGACCTTACCGTCCTCGACGGTGTCGACGAAGATATGCCCGCTCAGTTGATAGAA
This region includes:
- a CDS encoding ABC transporter permease — protein: MNTVARRVRQHASHARPGFPIAVAPLLAALAILVALPIIFVVLQAVFPHFALGAFDHPFGVFGQTFGDARTWTLLAHTVGFGGAVALSSIALGVPLGALRALFRVPFARVWDLLIAAPFLMPPYLVALGWILLMQPRGYLDQATGVNGGPLLFSFGGMVASMTLTVFPVVYFSVSRALAVTGGRLAEVARVYGAGPWRGFVRITLPLVLPAISASGLLAFTMAIEEFGIPSALGANSGFDVMVTSIEARFSDWPIDLPGASVLSLMLACLALIAFCAQRKVLAGRDFETQNGKPAAATRYVLRGWRWPVLAAFGIVAIFTTLAPLFAIIATAFTGSLSAGLAMSNLTLLHFRALSAGSEGAGALATSVGLAAGTAAVTGVLGFASAWYVVRTRMRGRAALDALTLLPHALPGIVVGVGLILAWNRSFWPITPYNTWVILLLSYSCLLLPYPVRYTGVALTQLGAGLEAASRVHGATGMRTMMRIVLPLVAPTLLWSMLIVFAIASRELVTSLLLAPSGVETASIFIWQQFEQGSIGDGMAMGVVTLAISGLVLGAGAWFAKRFDAAP
- a CDS encoding ABC transporter substrate-binding protein, producing the protein MSRFIHLITFVMLSTFGLGTSHAQSLTVYTAGPGNLGKKLALGFEHKTGIKVDLFQATTGKVMARIEAESGNPRADVLISASWDTAQDLEKRGWLLDYQSPNAAHVPPMFKGPSYVAQGVSALGIVWNTRSGKPEPRDWSDLAAPAYRNQVTTPNPALSGASLDLILGLQERLGDSAWKLFSSLHANGMIVQGPNAQAITPVLQGAKAAVFGAVDYVAYGAAANGESVKVIFPSSGTVIAPRPMMILKTSHEQDAARAFVDYVLSDEGQKLVAAAWLMPARDDISTSRPKFQDLKLLPQGGESNAKSRAEVLAHFNALFGEH
- a CDS encoding ABC transporter ATP-binding protein, coding for MTQASAKIEARGLTQAFDGQPVLDGIDLDVPAGTTLALLGPSGCGKSTFLKLLAGLSRPDAGHLSFGGDIVADATTFVPPEQRGLGMVFQDYALWPHMTVAGNVSFPLEMRRVARAERLHRVEEALTRVGLAGMGARRPSALSGGQQQRVALARAIVAEPRIMLFDEPLSNLDTPLRASLCDAIGELLAQLGTTAVYVTHDRGEADVLAHTIVTLAHGRVENIIHR
- a CDS encoding porin, which translates into the protein MNPTCRIAAVGCCLAVCASFSPGALAATDDNSGSSVALYGILDSGIEYLTHASADKNGTHSVTRMTSGDMSGSRWGFTGKEDLGGGTQAFFLLESGLNVNTGGLLQGGRLFGRLAYVGLSDKTYGTVTLGRQGGLFLDWVSEYNPLKNAVYAIKMQDSAFSDRLDNTVRYEKRFGPLTALAQYSFGYDNVTYGTQPAGDTREARVIEAGLRYTEGPFSATLVYDQKNGGSTNPAAAHTTKAGGYEGDMDRRIGVAASYRLPSVMLYGGYRYLNSQAIHLTTLSTGPVESSSLYWTGATWYATKALQFSGTAMYQNFYGTARDPWSFQVDADYFLSKRTDLYANLGYVLNRNGSNLGLNGFGTDVVAGSNQFGLMAGIRHKF
- a CDS encoding carboxylesterase/lipase family protein, with product MPTIHDPSVTIECRQGLLSGTRVDGVDAFFDIPYAADLGAKRRFSLPEPPAAWTGVRDASHPGPVFPQTPSRLTAVMGTTPEFNHQSEDAFRLNIWAPSRREAKLPVLVWIHGGGWLTGGAPLAWYHGDNLARSGRAIVVSVNYRLGALGNLYLPGQTTGSMALHDLRQALFWINSNIAAFGGDASRITLCGQSAGAWYTAALSAWSESSDLFAQAILLSVPGSITPQSPDDAAALAGHYCRLLGVSANIEALRQLPLEKLLEGQALLARATPVFADIPETFLPLQSDSLPADMIAAAAARSFRKPLLIGSLPDEMGVFFSHDKAVLDATHADASRRFETVLGAEGAAVYAGWRREHPDVGAYEHLLQFVSDQIFRKPTARLADTLVSLGGRCYMYEFAWRSKADRVGACHCLELPFLFDNFEDWSDAAMLRDLDLTGARAVAQAFQAAVLNFVERGDPNGEGLPDWPSYSRGSRQAVIFDTVLRVDSFYVRN
- a CDS encoding MFS transporter produces the protein MNRPHQAATQSIHDVFNSVPFGACQWAVFILCFLVTAIEGFDTTIVGFIAPAISAEWSLPRVALAPLVGTGLAGILLGSVGGGMLADRFGRKWVGAAAIAWFSVTTLASSVATSVSQLVLWRFVTGIGVGAAMPVMSALVAEYCSDKARSAMLAATFCGFLLGATAAGFATAALIGAVGWRGMLALSGALPLVVLVVFVWRVPESPRHMLVRAQPREAIQRAMTRIFPRIDLSRVGYGGEVPSTVDGKRVGLLSRDFRLGTLLTWSAEFCGYLVFFLVGSWLPSHMRLQGLSMVAASQLSSMFQFGALGGAVLFAWAVRRFNVATVVACAFGCGVVTMMALGGLESQSWYAGVVFLAGLTVGGPLICINTIAGIFYPTSLRASGGGWTLAMGRLGSIVGSALIGVIVSSSASFSAVCMLLSVPLLLACAAMARMRGELNRSADNVGSCQMDSAPSRSLTGAESHH
- a CDS encoding porin encodes the protein MRKKYVPLALLGFAVASGPVVCAAQSSVTLYGIVDEGITYSNNQNGHAAFQMQSGVASASRWGLRGTEDLGGGTKAIFVLENGFDPSTGSLGNNGRLFGRQAYVGLSSSYGSLTMGRQYDAVVDMLARIDASLQWGIYFAHAGDVDNTSGSVRINNSVKYTSPSLYGITFAGLYSFGGQPGQFSAQSTSSAGVSYTRGPLYVAAAYLYMKNPLQAGFDGLAPKNIIYSAYVPSASSWRVIGTGASYAIGTVTTGFEFTTTQFAHGFDGADVNFDNYEANVGWFVRPDVQLGAAFDYTHGKLDASGAAPNYRAIDLNADYLLSKRTDVYMSGVYMKAGGAAKQAAITYLPAPSSTQTQIAVRVAIRHRF
- a CDS encoding LysR substrate-binding domain-containing protein, whose protein sequence is MNPLRSRLKIRHIQVTLAIANMGNLLRAAQSLNITQPAISKALAEVEEVIGERLFDRTPFGTKPTPAGEALIQYGRNVLTDMDRMYDALEAVRRGEAGTLRVGVFSLIAQWEPITRALIRLRDASRGLSLVIEDGNMEDLVPKLEAGSLDVIVGRYPYASQQQHHTVRGLGPDGIVAVVRTGHPVLKIESPDLASLMAYTWILPPERNIVRMQLEMEIAAARLSLTATPMTSLAMPVNVRLVQSTDCIMLMPHCVAREETRARRLAIVPVDLPVSVGPLIAMWRSERVIDRLRDTFVDLLVDETAASAPEPAE
- a CDS encoding amidase family protein, whose protein sequence is MTGTILQAIEQALDRARADEWNCLSDVLRDRALDQAAQLDRRIAAGFAVPPLAGLPYVVKSLFDVKGACTLAGGPADASLPVAADDAQLVRELTDAGAILIGIGQMDEYAYGFFGNSPHHGRVLNPIYRERVSGGSSSGSAAAVAAGIVPFAVGSDTNGSVRVPAAFCGIFSLKPSYGRLPLAGSMPLAQSLDHAGILADSLDTLASVWFALDPAGLPSVDRDTLRLGWAAGDYRDLSSAPVRAALVQIQSQWPGSAEVELLHVEESLATASRLTAFEAAANHRARLRDQPGLYSDAVARRLAAGARIRTADYELAKHAQNRIGRAVRQTFSADGIDVLIAPVAPVNGLGLDEPHVTLGGNEVTAADAAGLFTRPFSLTGLPVLTIPAARDDRGGPLTALQLIGRPGEERTLFACARELLRPVD